The Mesorhizobium sp. M1D.F.Ca.ET.043.01.1.1 genome contains a region encoding:
- a CDS encoding electron transfer flavoprotein subunit alpha/FixB family protein — translation MAILLIAEHDNATLSDQTAKALSAALQIGSDVDVLVAGKGAKGAADAAAKLKGVRKVLLAEADELSERLAEPTAALVVSLAGSYDAIVAPATSSGKNVAPRVAALLDVAQVSEIIEVVSPDTFKRPIYAGNAIQTVQSTDAKKVITVRTASFSAAPEGGAASVETVNAAANPGLSSFVENKLSENDRPELTSAKIIISGGRALGSSEKFQEVILPVADKLGAAVGASRAAVDAGYAPNDWQVGQTGKVVAPDLYIAVGISGAIQHLAGMKDSKVIVAINKDEEAPIFQVADYGLVGDLFVILPELQKAL, via the coding sequence ATGGCAATTCTCCTCATCGCCGAACACGACAACGCTACCCTTTCCGACCAGACCGCCAAGGCGCTGTCGGCGGCCCTCCAGATCGGCTCGGATGTCGACGTGTTGGTGGCCGGCAAGGGCGCCAAGGGCGCGGCCGACGCCGCCGCCAAGCTGAAGGGCGTGCGCAAGGTGCTGCTGGCCGAAGCCGACGAGCTTTCCGAACGCCTAGCCGAGCCGACGGCAGCGCTGGTGGTCTCGCTCGCCGGCTCCTATGACGCGATCGTCGCCCCGGCCACATCGTCCGGCAAGAACGTCGCGCCGCGCGTCGCAGCCCTGCTCGACGTCGCGCAGGTTTCCGAGATCATCGAGGTGGTCTCGCCCGACACCTTCAAGCGGCCGATCTATGCCGGCAACGCCATCCAGACCGTGCAGTCGACCGACGCCAAGAAGGTCATCACGGTGCGCACCGCCTCCTTCTCGGCCGCGCCCGAGGGCGGCGCGGCTTCGGTCGAGACGGTGAACGCCGCCGCGAACCCCGGCCTCTCCTCCTTCGTCGAGAACAAGCTCTCCGAGAACGACCGTCCGGAGCTGACCTCGGCCAAGATCATCATCTCGGGCGGCCGCGCGCTCGGCTCGTCGGAAAAGTTCCAGGAAGTGATCCTGCCCGTCGCCGACAAGCTCGGCGCGGCCGTCGGCGCAAGCCGGGCCGCGGTCGACGCGGGCTACGCCCCGAACGACTGGCAGGTCGGCCAGACCGGCAAGGTGGTCGCTCCCGACCTCTACATCGCCGTCGGCATCTCCGGCGCCATCCAGCACCTGGCCGGCATGAAGGATTCGAAGGTCATCGTCGCCATCAACAAGGACGAGGAAGCGCCGATCTTCCAGGTTGCCGACTACGGCCTCGTCGGCGATCTGTTCGTCATCCTGCCGGAGCTGCAAAAGGCGCTTTGA
- a CDS encoding electron transfer flavoprotein subunit beta/FixA family protein produces the protein MKILVPVKRVVDANVKVRVKADGLGVELANVKMAMNPFDEIAVEEAIRIKEAGKAEEIIVVSIGPQQAQETLRTALAMGADRAILVKTDEQTEPLGVAKVLKGVVEAEQPGLVILGKQAIDDDSNQTGQMLAALLGWAQGTFASKVELAGDHAKVTREVDGGLQTVELKMPAIVTADLRLNQPRYASLPNIMKAKKKPLDEKSPADYGADVKPRLKVIKTEEPGGRKAGVKVKSVAELVEKLKNEAGVL, from the coding sequence ATGAAGATCCTTGTGCCCGTGAAGCGGGTTGTGGATGCGAACGTCAAGGTCCGGGTCAAGGCCGACGGGTTGGGCGTGGAGCTTGCCAACGTCAAGATGGCGATGAACCCGTTCGACGAGATCGCCGTCGAGGAAGCGATCCGGATCAAGGAAGCCGGCAAGGCCGAGGAGATCATCGTCGTGTCGATCGGCCCGCAGCAGGCACAGGAGACGCTCCGCACCGCGCTTGCCATGGGCGCCGACCGCGCCATCCTGGTCAAGACCGACGAGCAGACCGAGCCGCTCGGCGTCGCCAAGGTGCTGAAGGGCGTGGTCGAGGCCGAGCAACCCGGCCTCGTCATCCTCGGCAAGCAGGCGATCGATGACGACAGCAATCAGACCGGCCAGATGCTGGCGGCGCTGCTTGGCTGGGCCCAGGGCACCTTCGCTTCGAAGGTTGAGCTCGCCGGCGATCATGCCAAGGTGACGCGCGAGGTCGACGGCGGCCTGCAGACGGTCGAGCTGAAGATGCCGGCGATCGTCACCGCCGACCTCCGCCTCAACCAGCCGCGCTATGCCTCGCTGCCCAACATCATGAAGGCGAAGAAGAAGCCGCTCGACGAGAAGAGCCCGGCCGACTACGGCGCCGACGTCAAGCCGCGCCTCAAGGTGATCAAGACCGAGGAGCCGGGCGGCCGCAAGGCGGGCGTCAAGGTCAAGAGCGTGGCCGAACTGGTCGAGAAGCTCAAGAACGAAGCCGGCGTGCTCTGA
- a CDS encoding rhomboid family intramembrane serine protease produces MFIPLYDTNRLRHIRLQYVTIGLIAANALVYLATTLGGESFTNAAVLGLGFIPSVVHDKVELSPEFVVIPESLSYLSYSFLHADIFHLGGNMLFLWVFGDNVEDALGHIRYLIFYLACAAAGAFVQGLVGWDSQVPLIGASGAIAGVVAAYLILYPRVKVWVLAFARIPLRIPAFIPLILWILFQIVMFAAGGEDQISWACHIGGIIAGAVLVLVLRSRGVPLLAGADGEPEPTPNVQQVPVPTESGATPETPAQPAPQWGRGAASPRD; encoded by the coding sequence ATGTTCATCCCGCTCTACGACACCAACAGGCTGCGCCACATCCGCCTGCAATATGTGACGATCGGGCTGATCGCGGCGAACGCGCTGGTCTATCTCGCGACCACGCTTGGCGGCGAAAGCTTCACCAACGCCGCGGTGCTCGGCCTCGGCTTCATCCCTTCGGTGGTCCATGACAAGGTCGAGCTGTCGCCCGAATTCGTCGTCATTCCCGAAAGCCTCAGCTATCTCAGCTATTCCTTCCTGCATGCCGACATCTTCCACCTCGGCGGCAACATGCTGTTCCTGTGGGTGTTCGGCGACAATGTCGAGGATGCGCTCGGCCATATCCGCTACCTGATCTTCTACCTCGCCTGCGCGGCGGCCGGCGCTTTCGTTCAAGGGTTGGTGGGCTGGGATTCGCAGGTGCCGCTGATCGGCGCCTCCGGCGCCATCGCCGGCGTGGTTGCGGCCTATCTGATCCTCTATCCGAGGGTTAAGGTGTGGGTGCTGGCTTTTGCCCGTATTCCCCTGCGCATCCCCGCCTTCATCCCGCTGATCCTCTGGATCCTGTTCCAGATCGTGATGTTTGCCGCCGGCGGCGAGGACCAGATTTCCTGGGCCTGCCATATCGGCGGCATCATTGCCGGCGCCGTCCTGGTCCTGGTGCTGCGCAGCCGCGGCGTGCCGCTGCTTGCCGGCGCCGACGGCGAGCCGGAGCCGACGCCGAATGTCCAGCAGGTCCCCGTTCCGACCGAGTCCGGGGCAACGCCCGAAACGCCGGCGCAGCCGGCGCCGCAATGGGGCCGCGGCGCCGCGTCACCTCGGGACTGA
- a CDS encoding cob(I)yrinic acid a,c-diamide adenosyltransferase, producing MVKLNKIYTRTGDDGTTGLGSGDRRLKSDLRVEAYGTVDEANACIGMARVHTAKDYPAIDAMLSRIQNDLFDLGADLAVPDEGKPLDYEPLRIVAAQTGRVEKDIDLLNKDLQPLKSFVLNGGTPAAAALHLARTVARRAERIMVALAQHPAEHVNREALKYINRVSDFLFVAARAVNDNGNADVLWVPGKNR from the coding sequence GTGGTCAAGCTCAACAAGATCTACACGCGAACCGGCGACGACGGCACCACCGGCCTCGGCAGCGGCGACCGGCGGCTGAAATCCGATCTGCGCGTCGAAGCCTATGGCACGGTGGACGAGGCCAATGCCTGCATCGGCATGGCGCGGGTCCACACCGCAAAGGATTATCCGGCAATCGACGCCATGCTCTCCCGCATCCAGAACGATCTCTTCGACCTCGGCGCCGATCTTGCGGTGCCCGATGAGGGCAAGCCGCTCGACTACGAGCCGCTGCGCATCGTCGCCGCGCAGACCGGGCGCGTCGAAAAGGACATCGATCTTCTCAACAAGGACCTGCAGCCGCTGAAGTCCTTCGTGCTGAACGGCGGCACGCCGGCCGCGGCCGCCCTGCATCTGGCGCGCACGGTGGCGCGGCGCGCCGAGCGCATCATGGTGGCGCTGGCGCAGCATCCTGCCGAGCACGTCAACCGCGAGGCGCTGAAATACATCAACCGCGTCTCCGACTTCCTGTTCGTCGCCGCGCGAGCGGTCAATGACAACGGAAATGCCGACGTGCTATGGGTTCCCGGCAAGAACCGCTGA
- a CDS encoding twin transmembrane helix small protein yields MATVFNILAILVMAAVVVVLIRGLINMMRGGSGFTSNKLMQARVLLQFIALVLIMLTVYFTRK; encoded by the coding sequence ATGGCAACCGTCTTCAACATCCTCGCCATCCTCGTCATGGCCGCCGTCGTGGTCGTGCTGATCCGCGGCCTCATCAACATGATGCGCGGCGGCTCCGGCTTCACCTCTAACAAGCTGATGCAGGCCCGCGTGCTGCTGCAGTTCATAGCCTTGGTGCTGATCATGCTGACCGTCTACTTCACCCGCAAGTAA
- a CDS encoding SDR family oxidoreductase, which yields MGRDCGKWQGQTTLPTAEQLRSIIVTGASSGIGAYCARALKAEGWRVFATARKPADIAALQADGIEAFYLDYREADSIAAVVDAVLGRTGGTLAALFNNGAYAQPGAVEDLPVEALREQFEANFFGWHDLTRRVVPIMRRQGHGRLVHCSSILGLAPVRFRGAYSASKHAVEGLMLCMRQELEGSGIHAALIEPGPVTSKIASNGLAWFLKNIDIENSVHRADYQAQLARLQAGGSVSRLKPGPEVVHAALRHALLSQRPRPHYVVTVPARIGVVLKRILPASALYRVLARRA from the coding sequence ATGGGAAGGGATTGCGGCAAATGGCAAGGTCAGACAACGTTGCCCACCGCTGAACAGTTGCGCAGCATCATCGTCACCGGCGCCTCCTCCGGCATAGGCGCCTATTGCGCGCGGGCCTTGAAGGCGGAAGGCTGGCGCGTGTTCGCCACCGCGCGCAAGCCGGCCGACATCGCCGCGCTTCAAGCCGACGGCATCGAGGCCTTCTATCTCGACTATCGGGAAGCCGACTCCATCGCCGCCGTGGTCGATGCCGTGCTGGGGCGCACGGGCGGCACGCTGGCGGCGCTGTTCAACAACGGCGCCTATGCGCAGCCCGGCGCCGTCGAGGATCTGCCTGTCGAGGCGCTGCGCGAGCAGTTCGAGGCCAATTTCTTCGGCTGGCACGACCTGACGCGGCGCGTCGTGCCGATCATGCGCCGCCAGGGCCATGGCCGCCTCGTCCACTGCTCCTCGATCCTGGGCCTCGCCCCGGTTCGTTTTCGCGGCGCCTATTCGGCGTCCAAACACGCCGTCGAAGGCCTGATGCTGTGCATGCGCCAGGAACTCGAAGGCAGCGGCATCCATGCCGCGTTGATCGAGCCGGGGCCGGTGACCTCGAAGATCGCCAGCAACGGCCTGGCCTGGTTCTTGAAGAATATCGACATCGAGAACTCCGTCCACCGCGCCGACTACCAGGCGCAGCTTGCGCGGCTGCAGGCCGGCGGCAGCGTCTCGCGTCTGAAGCCCGGACCGGAGGTCGTCCATGCCGCCTTGCGCCACGCGCTTCTGTCACAGCGTCCGCGCCCGCACTATGTGGTAACGGTGCCGGCCAGAATCGGCGTAGTGCTCAAGCGCATCCTGCCGGCATCAGCGCTCTACCGCGTGCTCGCCAGGCGCGCCTGA
- a CDS encoding YihY/virulence factor BrkB family protein encodes MLRNIVAVKRVLYDAIGHFNTDDGWAMASHLAITSLMALFPFLIFATTLASFLGARAFADTAVHLVFDTWPEQIAKPIAREVQNVLTVRRTDLLTYGVLLAAYFASNGIEALRTSLNRAYRVTETRGIIHRRVQSIVFVLIATACFLAVSVLLVFAPLLGRLAEAHLEWIKPYMGTITIWRYVIASTVIVIGLFSVHIWLPAGKRRFVSIVPGIVFTLVAWLAGSTIFATYLDHFSSYVTTYAGLASIMIAVVFLYIISAIFILGGELNAAISRYLEARARVG; translated from the coding sequence TTGCTCAGGAATATCGTCGCGGTCAAGCGCGTGCTCTACGATGCGATCGGCCATTTCAACACCGACGACGGCTGGGCAATGGCCAGCCATCTGGCGATCACCTCGCTGATGGCGCTGTTTCCGTTCCTGATCTTCGCCACGACGCTGGCCAGCTTCCTCGGCGCGCGCGCCTTCGCCGACACGGCGGTGCACCTGGTCTTCGATACCTGGCCGGAGCAGATCGCCAAGCCGATCGCGCGCGAGGTGCAGAACGTGCTCACCGTGCGACGGACCGACCTTCTGACCTACGGCGTGCTTTTGGCCGCCTACTTCGCTTCGAACGGCATCGAGGCGCTGCGCACCTCGCTCAACCGCGCCTATCGTGTGACCGAGACGCGCGGCATCATCCACCGCAGGGTGCAGAGCATCGTCTTCGTGCTGATCGCGACGGCCTGCTTCCTCGCCGTCAGCGTGCTTCTGGTGTTCGCGCCGCTGCTCGGGCGGCTGGCCGAGGCGCATCTGGAATGGATCAAGCCCTATATGGGAACGATCACCATATGGCGTTACGTGATCGCCTCCACGGTCATCGTCATCGGCCTGTTTTCGGTGCATATCTGGCTGCCGGCCGGCAAGCGACGCTTCGTCTCGATCGTTCCGGGCATCGTCTTCACGCTGGTCGCCTGGCTGGCCGGCTCGACCATCTTCGCCACCTATCTCGACCATTTCTCGTCCTATGTGACGACCTATGCGGGGCTGGCCTCGATCATGATCGCGGTGGTGTTCCTCTACATCATCTCGGCGATCTTCATCCTCGGCGGGGAGCTCAACGCCGCGATCAGCCGCTATCTCGAGGCGCGCGCCCGCGTTGGTTGA
- a CDS encoding DMT family transporter: MHSIKPFIPASFVVLWATGFIGARYAMPWAEPFTFLAIRFVLAAILFAGLTVMLGSRRASRGEALHATVAGVLMHGVYLGGVFWAIHRGMPAGLSALIVGLQPLITAVLAGKFLGEAILPRHWAGLAVGLMGVVIVLWPKLGMIGGGVTAATLTASLVSVLGMAAGTIWQKRFASGGDLVSATMWQYVGGSVVTILGSLAFETRAITVNGELIFAMAWLVLVLSVGAIFLLMVMIRDGEMSKVASLFYLVPAVTAVIAWALFGEELNALQIAGMAIATLGVGLATAGSRGPQPTRARASR; this comes from the coding sequence ATGCACAGCATCAAGCCGTTCATCCCCGCCTCCTTCGTCGTCCTTTGGGCGACAGGCTTCATCGGCGCGCGCTATGCCATGCCGTGGGCGGAGCCTTTCACCTTCCTCGCCATCCGCTTCGTGCTGGCGGCGATCCTGTTTGCGGGGCTGACTGTGATGCTCGGCTCGCGGAGGGCGAGCCGCGGGGAAGCGCTTCACGCGACGGTGGCCGGCGTCCTCATGCACGGCGTCTATCTGGGCGGCGTGTTCTGGGCGATCCACCGGGGCATGCCGGCAGGGCTTTCGGCGCTGATCGTCGGCCTGCAGCCGCTGATCACGGCGGTGCTTGCCGGCAAATTCCTCGGCGAGGCGATCCTGCCGCGCCATTGGGCGGGCCTTGCCGTCGGGCTTATGGGCGTCGTCATCGTGCTCTGGCCGAAGCTCGGCATGATCGGCGGCGGCGTCACCGCGGCAACGCTGACGGCCTCGCTGGTCTCGGTGCTCGGCATGGCCGCCGGAACGATCTGGCAGAAACGCTTCGCCTCCGGCGGCGACCTCGTCTCGGCGACGATGTGGCAATATGTCGGCGGCTCGGTCGTGACGATCCTGGGGTCGCTCGCCTTCGAGACGCGCGCGATCACCGTCAACGGCGAGCTCATCTTTGCCATGGCCTGGCTGGTCCTGGTGCTGTCGGTCGGCGCCATCTTCCTGTTGATGGTGATGATCAGGGACGGCGAAATGTCGAAAGTCGCGTCGCTGTTCTATCTGGTGCCGGCCGTCACCGCCGTCATCGCCTGGGCCCTGTTCGGCGAAGAGCTCAATGCGCTGCAGATCGCCGGCATGGCGATCGCCACGCTGGGCGTCGGCCTGGCCACCGCCGGGTCGCGCGGACCTCAACCAACGCGGGCGCGCGCCTCGAGATAG
- the gluQRS gene encoding tRNA glutamyl-Q(34) synthetase GluQRS, which yields MTLLTFRFAPSPNGELHLGHAYSALLNQQMATRAGGRLLLRIEDIDVTRCTPEFEAGIFRDLKWLGLDWEEPVRRQSEHFSGYKAVLDRLIAEELVYPAFMSRGEIRAFIAGTENHGRDWPRDPDGVPLYPPLDKALPMKERKRRMAENAPFAWRLDVEAAMARVPGALSWTEFTAETMFAAHSVEARPRAWGDVIVARRDIPTSYHLAVVVDDALQGVSHVVRGQDLYAATGVQRLLQELLGLAPPRYFHHRLILGPDGRKLSKSLKDTGLAALRDAGASPQAVKRLIEL from the coding sequence ATGACGCTCCTGACATTTCGCTTCGCGCCCAGCCCCAACGGCGAATTGCACCTCGGCCATGCCTATTCGGCCCTGCTCAACCAGCAAATGGCGACGCGGGCGGGCGGACGGCTCTTGCTGCGCATCGAGGACATCGACGTCACGCGCTGCACGCCTGAATTCGAGGCCGGCATATTCCGCGACCTCAAATGGCTGGGGCTCGATTGGGAAGAGCCGGTGCGGCGCCAATCCGAGCATTTTTCCGGATACAAGGCCGTGCTCGACCGGCTGATCGCCGAGGAGCTCGTCTATCCCGCCTTCATGAGTCGGGGCGAGATCCGCGCCTTCATCGCCGGAACCGAAAACCACGGCCGCGACTGGCCGCGCGACCCCGACGGCGTGCCGCTCTACCCGCCTCTCGACAAGGCCTTGCCGATGAAGGAGCGCAAGCGGCGCATGGCCGAGAATGCGCCTTTCGCCTGGCGGCTCGATGTCGAAGCGGCCATGGCGCGGGTACCGGGCGCCCTGTCATGGACCGAATTCACCGCCGAGACCATGTTTGCGGCGCACTCCGTCGAAGCAAGGCCGCGGGCCTGGGGCGACGTCATCGTGGCGCGCCGCGACATCCCGACCAGCTACCATCTCGCCGTGGTCGTCGACGATGCGCTGCAGGGCGTCAGCCATGTCGTTCGCGGTCAGGACCTTTACGCGGCCACCGGCGTGCAGCGCCTGCTGCAGGAACTGCTGGGCCTTGCGCCGCCACGCTATTTCCACCATCGCCTGATCCTCGGGCCAGACGGCAGGAAGCTGTCGAAGAGCCTCAAGGACACCGGCCTTGCGGCGCTTCGGGACGCCGGCGCGTCGCCGCAGGCGGTCAAGCGGCTGATCGAGCTTTGA